The following proteins come from a genomic window of Methanobrevibacter sp.:
- a CDS encoding CBS domain-containing protein, whose protein sequence is MLVKRTMSKNVVSVSVPGNREKVLDLMRKENKAVLPVVKEDTDILVGLVTRSDLINNPDEEQIAMLMSRDLITVKPGDDVVDAARVMMENNVRRVPVVNDDGELVGIITSFDLVSKALTKIEVNDAVENYMITTVPTTWEKAPLNVAFETMNQFGLKSVLALDDDAKLSGILTETDFISEIEIISERSEHSSTVGTEGDKWSWDSTSVLYIEKNSLKFADKVVSDVAVGNVEVANSKTKVSDCAKKMKTLNIEQIPVIGVEGDLVGLVRASDLIKALVE, encoded by the coding sequence ATGTTAGTTAAAAGAACAATGTCTAAAAATGTAGTAAGTGTTTCCGTTCCAGGAAACCGTGAAAAAGTTTTAGACTTAATGAGAAAAGAAAACAAAGCAGTACTTCCAGTAGTTAAAGAAGATACTGATATATTAGTAGGACTAGTAACTCGTTCTGATTTAATTAATAATCCCGATGAAGAACAAATTGCAATGCTAATGAGCAGAGACCTAATCACCGTAAAACCTGGTGATGATGTAGTGGATGCTGCTCGTGTAATGATGGAAAATAATGTTAGAAGAGTTCCTGTTGTAAACGATGACGGTGAATTAGTTGGTATTATCACATCTTTTGACTTAGTGTCTAAAGCTTTAACCAAAATTGAAGTAAATGATGCGGTTGAAAATTATATGATTACTACTGTTCCTACAACTTGGGAAAAAGCTCCATTAAATGTTGCTTTTGAAACTATGAATCAATTCGGATTAAAATCTGTTTTGGCATTGGATGATGATGCAAAATTGTCTGGAATTTTAACTGAAACCGATTTTATCTCTGAAATAGAAATCATCTCTGAAAGAAGTGAACACAGTTCAACAGTCGGCACTGAAGGTGACAAATGGTCATGGGACAGCACTTCTGTTTTATACATTGAAAAAAACAGTTTAAAATTTGCTGATAAAGTTGTTAGTGATGTTGCAGTTGGAAATGTTGAAGTAGCCAACTCTAAAACTAAAGTTTCAGATTGTGCTAAAAAAATGAAAACCTTAAACATCGAGCAAATTCCTGTAATTGGTGTTGAAGGAGATTTAGTTGGACTTGTAAGAGCAAGTGACTTAATTAAAGCTTTAGTAGAATAA
- a CDS encoding universal stress protein: protein MYKKILVPTDGSEFAKKAQKHALFLSKVSGAEIIAVSVTENNFVNGLPLDDEVYQLNQILKERSEENLKEFDELNEDNQKITHVIREGSPAKVILEVAKEEAVDLIVMGSSGKSGFDRFIMGSVADKVVNSAKCAVLVVH, encoded by the coding sequence ATGTATAAGAAAATATTGGTCCCTACAGATGGGTCAGAATTTGCAAAAAAAGCTCAAAAACATGCTTTATTTTTATCTAAGGTTAGTGGAGCTGAAATAATCGCTGTGAGTGTCACAGAAAATAATTTTGTTAACGGACTTCCATTGGATGATGAAGTATACCAGTTAAATCAAATTCTAAAAGAAAGATCTGAAGAAAATCTTAAGGAATTTGATGAATTAAATGAGGATAATCAAAAAATTACTCATGTGATTAGAGAAGGTTCACCAGCTAAAGTTATTTTAGAGGTAGCAAAAGAAGAAGCCGTTGACTTGATTGTAATGGGTAGTTCTGGTAAATCTGGTTTCGATAGATTTATTATGGGTAGTGTAGCAGACAAGGTTGTAAATTCAGCCAAATGTGCAGTGCTCGTAGTTCATTAA